Proteins encoded in a region of the Pseudomonas viciae genome:
- a CDS encoding esterase-like activity of phytase family protein, with translation MRNGFALALLLWVGGVAAGPAPELKLLSEHAVDGLRGGNLSGLALCGGEMWTVSDRDDDRIYRLAPSEAPVWQAEVVDIEVPAVPDSGFPWGLKSRTWAASFLRGGELDFEGISCDSAGNRYVVSESHAAVLQVPPSGPASWLKIAPTLIRQARGSGMLLHFNALFEGLAVNPAGDQLWLAAERERRGLLLIKRQQTVWDCDGNCVLLSEAGKEMQPVQFPDPKAVSRDFADLSLFNGKLFTLERNAFQVCRRDPQTAKVERCWSFAAEALQDNRRYPQAYGLAEALVVDAEGAWIGLDNNDGARADGETRPIIWRFAAPDDGWSASP, from the coding sequence ATGCGCAACGGTTTCGCCCTGGCGTTACTGTTGTGGGTAGGGGGTGTGGCAGCAGGTCCTGCACCGGAGCTGAAGTTGCTGTCCGAGCATGCCGTCGATGGCCTGCGTGGCGGCAACCTGTCCGGGCTGGCTCTGTGTGGCGGCGAAATGTGGACGGTGTCTGATCGCGACGATGATCGGATCTACCGTCTCGCGCCGTCCGAGGCTCCGGTCTGGCAGGCTGAGGTGGTGGATATCGAGGTGCCTGCGGTGCCGGACAGTGGTTTCCCCTGGGGCTTGAAGTCTCGAACCTGGGCGGCGTCGTTCTTGCGCGGTGGTGAGCTGGATTTCGAAGGCATCAGCTGTGACAGTGCCGGCAACCGCTATGTGGTCAGCGAGTCCCATGCCGCGGTGTTGCAGGTACCGCCGTCGGGGCCTGCGTCCTGGTTGAAAATCGCCCCAACATTGATCCGTCAGGCCCGGGGCAGCGGCATGTTGCTGCATTTCAATGCCTTGTTCGAAGGCCTGGCGGTCAACCCGGCTGGTGATCAGTTGTGGCTGGCGGCGGAGCGCGAACGCCGTGGCCTGTTGCTGATCAAGCGTCAGCAAACGGTGTGGGACTGCGATGGCAATTGCGTGCTGCTCAGTGAAGCGGGGAAGGAAATGCAGCCGGTGCAGTTCCCTGATCCCAAGGCGGTTTCACGGGATTTCGCCGATCTGTCATTGTTCAACGGCAAGCTGTTTACCCTGGAGCGCAACGCCTTTCAGGTCTGTCGCCGTGACCCGCAGACCGCCAAGGTGGAGCGCTGCTGGTCGTTCGCCGCCGAAGCGTTGCAGGACAACCGTCGTTATCCCCAGGCCTACGGGCTGGCCGAAGCGCTGGTGGTGGACGCCGAGGGTGCCTGGATCGGCCTGGACAACAACGATGGCGCCCGCGCCGACGGCGAAACGCGGCCGATCATCTGGCGCTTCGCCGCGCCGGACGATGGCTGGAGCGCCTCGCCATGA
- a CDS encoding retropepsin-like aspartic protease family protein, with product MSQQPPGKRAGRVLMILAWCAALFLATRFFAQWEQRQQNPNTQVYSQRGEGFIEVKLVGNVQGHFVASGQINGQPVDFMLDTGATDVAIPVELAERLKLEKGFGVTLSTANGLSEGYRTRIDRLQLGDIVLRDVRALVAPGLGGTQVLLGMSALNKLEFTQRDGTMLLRQTTN from the coding sequence ATGAGCCAGCAACCGCCGGGCAAGCGCGCCGGCCGGGTGTTGATGATATTGGCCTGGTGCGCGGCGCTGTTTCTGGCGACGCGGTTTTTTGCCCAGTGGGAGCAGCGCCAGCAAAACCCCAATACCCAGGTGTATTCGCAACGGGGCGAAGGGTTTATCGAGGTGAAGTTGGTCGGCAATGTGCAGGGGCATTTCGTCGCCAGCGGCCAGATCAACGGCCAGCCGGTGGATTTCATGCTCGACACGGGCGCCACCGACGTGGCGATTCCGGTGGAGCTGGCCGAGCGCCTCAAGTTGGAAAAAGGTTTCGGCGTGACGTTGAGTACCGCCAACGGTTTGAGCGAGGGCTATCGCACCCGCATCGACCGGCTGCAATTGGGTGACATCGTCTTGCGCGATGTCCGTGCCCTGGTGGCGCCAGGCCTGGGTGGCACGCAAGTGCTGCTGGGCATGAGCGCCCTGAACAAACTTGAATTCACCCAGCGCGACGGCACCATGCTGCTGCGCCAGACAACGAACTGA
- the parC gene encoding DNA topoisomerase IV subunit A, translating to MSDILADSLDGVERRSLADFTESAYLNYSMYVIMDRALPHIGDGLKPVQRRIIYAMSELGLDADSKHKKSARTVGDVLGKFHPHGDSACYEAMVLMAQPFSYRYTLVDGQGNWGAPDDPKSFAAMRYTEARLSRYSEVLLSELGQGTADWGPNFDGTLDEPLVLPARLPNILLNGTTGIAVGMATDVPPHNLREVAAACVRLLDEPKATVEQLCEHIQGPDYPTEAEIITPRADLLKIYETGRGSVRMRAVYHIEDGDIIVTSLPHQVSGAKVLEQIAAMMQAKPSKAPQVADLRDESDHENPCRIVIIPVNSRVDHDALMQHLFASTDLESSYRVNINIIGLDGKPQLKNLRALLVEWLEFRVKTVRRRLQFRLDKVERRLHLLDGLLIAYLNLDEVIHIIRTEEHPKTSLIARFALSEIQADYILDTRLRQLARLEEMKLRAEQDELLKEQAKLQALLGSEAKLKKLVRTELIKDAETYGDDRRSPIVERAEAKALTEHDLLPNEKVTVVLSEKGWVRSAKGHDIDATGLSYKAGDGFKALAAGRSNQFAVFVDSTGRSYSVPAHTLPSARGQGEPLTGRLTPPPGATFECVLMPDDDGLYVIASDAGYGFVVKGEDLQAKNKAGKALLSLPNNAKVIAPRPVADRESNWLASVTTEGRLLVFKISDLPQLGKGKGNKIIGISGERVASREEYVTDIAVLPEGATLVLQAGKRTLSLKADDLEHYKGERGRRGNKLPRGFQRVDALLVENLN from the coding sequence ATGAGCGACATTCTTGCAGACAGCTTAGACGGCGTAGAGCGCCGATCGCTGGCTGACTTCACCGAAAGTGCCTACCTCAATTACTCCATGTACGTGATCATGGACCGCGCCCTGCCGCACATCGGCGACGGATTGAAGCCGGTCCAGCGGCGGATCATCTATGCCATGAGTGAGTTGGGGCTGGACGCCGACTCCAAGCACAAGAAGTCGGCACGGACCGTCGGTGATGTGCTCGGTAAGTTCCATCCCCATGGCGACTCGGCCTGCTATGAAGCCATGGTGCTGATGGCCCAGCCGTTCAGCTATCGCTACACCCTGGTGGACGGGCAGGGCAACTGGGGTGCGCCGGACGATCCCAAGTCGTTCGCGGCCATGCGTTACACCGAGGCGCGGCTGTCGCGTTATTCCGAAGTGCTGCTCAGCGAATTGGGCCAAGGCACGGCGGACTGGGGGCCGAACTTTGACGGCACCCTCGATGAACCCCTGGTGTTGCCGGCACGTTTGCCGAATATCCTGCTCAATGGTACCACCGGCATCGCCGTGGGCATGGCCACTGACGTACCGCCCCACAACCTGCGGGAAGTGGCCGCGGCGTGCGTGCGGCTGCTGGACGAGCCGAAAGCCACGGTCGAGCAACTCTGCGAGCATATCCAGGGACCGGACTACCCGACCGAAGCGGAAATCATCACGCCGCGCGCCGATCTGCTGAAAATCTACGAGACCGGCCGCGGTTCGGTGCGCATGCGCGCCGTGTACCACATCGAAGACGGCGACATCATCGTCACATCGTTGCCGCATCAAGTCTCCGGGGCCAAGGTGCTGGAACAAATTGCCGCGATGATGCAGGCAAAACCGTCGAAAGCGCCGCAAGTGGCCGATCTTCGTGACGAATCCGACCACGAAAACCCGTGCCGCATCGTGATCATCCCAGTCAACAGCCGGGTCGATCACGACGCGCTGATGCAACACCTCTTCGCCAGTACCGACCTGGAGTCCAGCTATCGGGTCAACATCAACATCATTGGCCTGGACGGCAAGCCGCAGTTGAAAAACCTGCGGGCGTTGCTGGTGGAGTGGCTGGAGTTCCGGGTGAAGACCGTGCGCCGGCGCCTGCAATTCCGTCTGGACAAGGTCGAGCGCCGCTTGCACCTGTTGGACGGTTTGCTGATTGCCTACCTCAACCTCGATGAAGTGATCCACATCATCCGCACCGAGGAGCACCCCAAGACCAGCCTGATCGCGCGCTTTGCCCTGAGCGAAATCCAGGCCGACTACATCCTCGACACTCGCCTGCGGCAATTGGCGCGGTTGGAAGAGATGAAGTTGCGCGCCGAACAGGATGAACTGCTCAAGGAGCAAGCCAAGCTGCAAGCCTTGCTGGGCAGTGAAGCCAAGCTCAAGAAGCTGGTACGCACCGAGCTGATCAAGGACGCCGAAACCTATGGCGATGACCGTCGCTCGCCCATCGTCGAGCGTGCCGAAGCCAAGGCGCTGACCGAGCACGATCTGCTGCCGAACGAGAAAGTCACCGTCGTGCTGTCGGAAAAAGGCTGGGTGCGTTCCGCCAAGGGCCACGACATCGACGCTACGGGGCTTTCCTACAAGGCCGGGGACGGTTTCAAGGCCTTGGCGGCCGGGCGTTCCAACCAGTTTGCGGTGTTTGTCGACTCCACCGGCCGCAGTTATTCGGTGCCGGCGCACACCCTGCCATCGGCTCGCGGTCAGGGCGAACCATTGACGGGTCGATTAACTCCGCCACCGGGTGCAACTTTTGAATGCGTGCTGATGCCTGATGATGATGGGCTGTACGTTATTGCATCGGACGCGGGTTACGGCTTCGTGGTCAAGGGCGAGGATCTGCAAGCCAAGAACAAGGCGGGCAAGGCGTTGTTGAGCCTGCCGAACAACGCCAAGGTGATTGCGCCGCGGCCTGTTGCGGATCGGGAAAGCAACTGGCTGGCTTCGGTGACGACGGAGGGCAGGCTGCTGGTCTTCAAAATCAGCGACTTGCCACAGTTGGGTAAAGGCAAAGGCAACAAGATTATCGGGATTTCCGGCGAACGGGTGGCAAGCCGCGAGGAATATGTCACGGATATTGCAGTGTTACCGGAAGGTGCCACGCTTGTGCTACAGGCTGGCAAGCGTACGCTTTCATTGAAGGCAGACGATCTTGAACATTACAAAGGTGAACGCGGTCGGCGGGGCAACAAGCTTCCAAGAGGGTTTCAGCGGGTCGATGCACTGCTCGTCGAAAACCTGAATTAA
- a CDS encoding PqiC family protein codes for MTALRLPILWLAGLLGLAGCSVNQPVSLYQLDSGTPAQPAQSAGMAVLLGPVLIADYLQRETLLQRQSDGSLQAATDGRWAGSLSSDIDQLLLRQVAGHLDSQRVVLAPATQGFTPDVQVLLSITRLDSGKSQPAVLDAQWRLIDRRGKVRENRIIHLQEQHAGTTAAQVQAQGVLLQRLAEQLSVSLKPLANQPPIAEVPRKPAPAPAKPVEKEKDKIPMALPIRTDMEVFRF; via the coding sequence ATGACTGCTCTGCGCCTTCCTATTTTGTGGCTCGCTGGCCTGCTTGGCCTGGCGGGTTGCAGCGTTAATCAACCGGTGTCGCTGTATCAACTCGACAGCGGAACTCCGGCCCAGCCTGCGCAAAGTGCAGGCATGGCGGTATTGCTGGGGCCGGTGCTGATCGCCGACTACCTGCAACGCGAAACCTTATTGCAGCGTCAATCGGATGGCAGCCTGCAGGCCGCCACTGATGGCCGCTGGGCCGGTAGTCTGTCCTCGGACATCGACCAGTTGCTGTTGCGTCAGGTCGCCGGGCATCTGGACAGCCAGCGCGTCGTATTGGCGCCGGCCACCCAAGGCTTCACACCGGATGTCCAGGTGTTGCTGTCGATTACCCGTCTGGACTCGGGCAAATCGCAACCGGCGGTGCTCGATGCGCAATGGCGGTTGATCGACCGTCGCGGCAAGGTTCGCGAGAACCGCATCATTCATCTGCAAGAGCAACATGCTGGCACGACCGCGGCGCAGGTCCAGGCTCAAGGTGTGCTTCTGCAGCGCCTGGCTGAGCAGTTGTCCGTATCGCTCAAGCCGTTGGCCAACCAGCCTCCTATCGCAGAAGTTCCACGCAAGCCCGCTCCTGCCCCGGCCAAGCCGGTAGAAAAGGAAAAGGATAAGATTCCCATGGCCTTGCCTATTCGCACGGACATGGAAGTGTTCAGGTTCTGA
- a CDS encoding DUF3224 domain-containing protein: MKTTVSCTFQITGWDEKPSQILEDAPKLSHANITQSYSGAIEGTSSVEYLMSYSADGTACFVGFERICAVVAGKRGTFVARHSGSFSEGKARSTWSVVEGAGSGELVNLSGNGSYVAGHGEPAQVSFEYSFESDR; this comes from the coding sequence ATGAAAACGACCGTCAGTTGCACCTTTCAGATAACCGGTTGGGATGAGAAGCCGTCGCAAATTCTTGAGGACGCTCCAAAACTTTCCCATGCCAACATCACGCAGTCCTATTCCGGTGCCATCGAGGGAACCAGTAGCGTCGAATACCTGATGTCCTATAGCGCTGACGGCACCGCGTGCTTCGTGGGTTTTGAGCGCATTTGTGCGGTGGTGGCCGGTAAGCGCGGAACATTTGTGGCCCGGCATTCGGGATCATTTTCCGAAGGCAAGGCGCGCAGTACCTGGAGTGTCGTGGAAGGCGCCGGCAGCGGGGAGTTGGTCAATCTGAGTGGTAATGGCAGCTACGTGGCTGGCCATGGCGAGCCGGCACAGGTGTCATTTGAGTATTCGTTTGAGTCTGATCGCTAG
- a CDS encoding AhpA/YtjB family protein has translation MNRPTPVKTDNFFLLIFRALRHRRVPIALRIASHNVILVALALVIYACVMGLQFKQAMHEQADALGESLTTQTATSATELLVSNDILSLNVLLNNLTKNKLVAHAAIYSVDNRILAEAGQRPKPGLLGESGGMYQSKITFQDVTAGQLRISLDMDQFQQPMTISLQSMGILSAILLALALALSLRLGRHISTPLLQLRVWLRDIDEHTPATQRQDEIGDLARQLHASFAPEPEPVPEPEDIDYVDDDAEPGFEVRNLRDPGFDESQPMPAAKAAPRHVVRTVEDDEDDDAFADLRDESVAGTPQPVARPVASNQPQHSAVLAVQLGAQEQLRRLPQARLKELLERYRDCLDQAASLYQGEVHTLNDGSTLMLFHTEDSGDDYLTNAICCGELLRALGHQLQIEVADSGITLQLQLGLTLGDGLFGLSQIDLLLTETAQDALALSQHSRNLLLVERKINDNALIRQRARIRPIASPEGACCVERLMEPYPSMLERQLARMHERQA, from the coding sequence GTGAACCGGCCCACGCCAGTCAAAACCGACAATTTCTTCCTGCTGATCTTCCGCGCACTGCGCCACCGTCGCGTGCCGATTGCATTGCGCATTGCCAGCCATAACGTGATTCTGGTCGCCCTGGCCCTGGTCATCTATGCCTGCGTGATGGGTCTGCAGTTCAAGCAGGCCATGCATGAGCAGGCCGATGCGCTGGGTGAGAGCCTGACCACCCAGACCGCAACCTCTGCCACCGAGCTGCTGGTGTCCAACGACATCCTCAGTCTCAACGTGCTGCTCAACAACCTGACCAAGAACAAACTGGTGGCCCATGCTGCCATCTACAGCGTGGACAACCGCATCCTCGCCGAGGCCGGCCAGCGTCCCAAGCCTGGCCTGCTGGGCGAATCCGGCGGCATGTACCAGAGCAAGATCACCTTCCAGGACGTGACCGCCGGGCAACTGCGCATCAGCCTGGACATGGATCAGTTCCAGCAACCGATGACCATCAGCCTGCAAAGCATGGGCATCCTCAGCGCGATACTGCTGGCGCTGGCCTTGGCCTTGAGCCTGCGCCTGGGCCGACACATCTCCACGCCGCTGCTGCAATTGCGCGTCTGGCTGCGGGACATCGACGAACACACCCCGGCCACCCAGCGCCAGGACGAAATCGGCGACCTGGCCCGGCAACTGCACGCCAGTTTCGCGCCGGAGCCTGAACCCGTGCCGGAGCCTGAGGACATCGATTACGTTGACGACGATGCCGAGCCAGGTTTCGAAGTGCGCAACCTGCGCGACCCGGGCTTCGACGAAAGCCAGCCGATGCCAGCCGCCAAGGCGGCTCCACGCCACGTGGTACGCACCGTTGAAGACGATGAAGACGACGACGCCTTTGCCGACCTGCGGGACGAATCGGTCGCTGGCACGCCGCAACCCGTCGCCCGGCCTGTCGCCTCGAACCAGCCACAGCACAGTGCCGTGCTGGCCGTGCAATTGGGCGCCCAGGAACAACTGCGCCGCCTGCCCCAGGCACGCCTGAAGGAGCTACTCGAACGCTACCGTGACTGCCTCGACCAGGCTGCGTCGCTTTATCAGGGCGAAGTGCACACCTTGAACGACGGCAGCACGCTGATGCTGTTCCACACCGAGGACAGCGGTGACGACTACCTGACCAACGCCATTTGCTGCGGTGAGTTACTGCGGGCCCTGGGTCACCAATTGCAGATCGAGGTCGCCGACAGCGGAATCACCCTGCAATTGCAACTGGGCCTGACCCTGGGTGATGGGCTGTTCGGCCTGAGCCAGATCGACCTGTTGCTGACCGAAACCGCCCAGGACGCCCTGGCCCTGTCGCAACACAGTCGCAACCTGCTGCTGGTGGAGCGCAAGATCAATGACAATGCGCTGATCCGCCAACGCGCACGCATTCGCCCCATCGCCAGCCCGGAAGGCGCGTGCTGCGTGGAGCGCCTGATGGAGCCTTACCCATCGATGCTGGAACGGCAACTGGCACGGATGCATGAACGCCAGGCCTGA
- the serB gene encoding phosphoserine phosphatase SerB — MREIVLINITGSDRPGLTAAITGVLAQGGVNILDIGQAVIHDTLSFGILVEIPDAEQSKSVLKDILFTAYKLDQQVRFTPVSEADYQQWVAGQGKKRHIVTLLTRKVTAEQLQRVSSITAKYDLNIDHIDRLSGRMPLDTPDDKGKGCIEFSVRGEPADPQALRAEFLSVAQELNVDIAFQEDSLFRRNRRLAVFDMDSTLIEAEVIDELAKAAGVGDQVSAITERAMAGELDFRASFKERLALLKGLDVNVLDAIGASLRLTEGAETLFAELKRLGYKTAILSGGFTYFAKQLQAKLGIDYVFANELEVVDGKVTGVAVEPIVDAQRKADLLRELAEKEGLRLEQTIAVGDGANDLPMLAIAGLGVAFRAKPLVKQSARQAISTLGLDGVLYLLGFRDRDGQL, encoded by the coding sequence TTGCGCGAAATCGTCCTGATAAACATCACTGGCAGCGACCGTCCGGGTCTGACTGCGGCCATTACCGGCGTTCTGGCCCAGGGTGGTGTGAACATTCTCGACATCGGTCAGGCGGTGATTCATGACACGCTGTCGTTCGGCATCCTGGTTGAAATCCCGGACGCCGAACAGAGCAAGTCGGTGCTTAAAGACATCCTGTTCACCGCGTACAAACTCGACCAGCAGGTGCGTTTCACCCCGGTCTCCGAAGCCGACTACCAGCAATGGGTGGCCGGTCAGGGCAAGAAGCGCCACATCGTTACCCTGTTGACTCGCAAGGTCACCGCCGAGCAGTTGCAGCGCGTCAGTTCGATCACCGCCAAATATGACCTGAACATCGATCACATCGACCGTTTGTCCGGGCGCATGCCGCTGGATACCCCGGACGACAAGGGCAAGGGCTGCATCGAGTTCTCTGTGCGCGGTGAACCGGCCGATCCCCAGGCGTTGCGTGCCGAGTTCCTGAGCGTGGCCCAGGAGCTGAATGTCGACATCGCATTCCAGGAAGACTCGCTGTTCCGTCGTAACCGCCGCCTGGCGGTATTCGACATGGATTCGACGCTGATCGAAGCCGAAGTCATCGACGAGTTGGCCAAGGCGGCCGGCGTCGGTGACCAGGTGTCGGCCATTACCGAGCGTGCCATGGCCGGCGAGCTGGATTTTCGCGCCAGCTTCAAGGAGCGCCTGGCGCTGCTCAAAGGTCTGGACGTCAACGTGCTGGACGCCATCGGCGCCTCCCTGCGCCTGACCGAAGGTGCCGAGACTCTGTTCGCGGAACTCAAGCGCCTGGGCTACAAGACGGCGATCCTGTCTGGCGGCTTCACCTACTTCGCCAAGCAGCTGCAGGCCAAGCTCGGCATCGACTACGTATTCGCCAACGAACTGGAAGTGGTGGATGGCAAGGTGACCGGCGTGGCCGTCGAGCCCATCGTCGATGCCCAGCGCAAGGCGGACCTGCTGCGTGAGCTGGCCGAGAAGGAAGGCCTGCGCCTGGAGCAGACCATCGCTGTGGGCGACGGCGCCAACGACCTGCCAATGCTGGCGATCGCCGGCTTGGGCGTGGCGTTCCGGGCCAAGCCGCTGGTAAAACAGTCGGCCAGGCAGGCGATTTCAACCCTGGGGTTGGATGGGGTGTTGTATCTGCTGGGCTTCAGGGATCGGGATGGGCAGCTTTAA
- a CDS encoding molecular chaperone, with protein MNETSPLQLLRVLAPTQSRLSFCDATPRDLKRWIANLPKANIGETARLLYQALGELNQLLTPSDNRLQLLELLRPEVYYVCKHLERHFLQQAIMLDDRSRKIVNLCQALQTQLAMGYKQIVARIAPKYTKDQARLLSTALQRAMHALDGTLLRVTQLYSPVPEGLWLDLHQLYRIACQHRLQHLNVSDELASQVQQLNAEQTYVVALLLDASRSNQLRQGQIARLAEVLESWSQWVKLDPTAVTASLFAVAPELDVGPRYRSKFRAEQQPTLQGFDPQPLVRAIAGHLEQPADHTLPVPGGMSADTLHHLQAAWGEAAERSFQRTEGNGTLTLCVGMSALHYYLGGERSFSEILKNPSTRKARFEASPTKANDTWKQAFDAAPAGDSDLLPYEEIEYPVNPADDDGTSSDNQHHFPTYDLPIINHSPGGYCLGWPKEVPEQLQAGEMVGIRDTSDQAWSIAVVRWIRQVRNGAMQMGIELVAPHAQPCGLQLVREENEHGHYLRGLLLPEISAIDLPATMIAPRLPFQEGQHVLINTNGQERRAGLDRRVTSTHSFNQFAYHQEDSGETGDGNDAEGDFDSLWKSL; from the coding sequence ATGAATGAGACCAGCCCTCTCCAGTTATTGCGCGTCCTGGCCCCGACGCAATCACGCCTGTCGTTCTGCGACGCCACGCCACGCGACCTCAAGCGCTGGATCGCCAACCTGCCCAAGGCCAACATCGGCGAAACCGCCCGCTTGCTGTATCAGGCCCTCGGCGAACTCAACCAGTTGCTCACGCCCAGCGATAATCGCCTGCAGTTGCTCGAATTGCTGCGACCCGAGGTGTATTACGTCTGCAAGCACCTGGAGCGGCACTTCCTGCAACAGGCCATCATGCTGGATGATCGCTCACGCAAGATCGTCAACCTGTGCCAGGCCCTGCAAACCCAACTGGCAATGGGCTACAAACAGATCGTGGCGCGCATCGCCCCGAAGTACACCAAGGACCAGGCCCGCCTGCTGAGCACCGCGCTGCAACGGGCGATGCATGCCCTCGACGGCACGCTGCTGCGTGTTACCCAGTTGTACAGTCCTGTGCCCGAAGGACTGTGGCTCGATTTGCATCAGTTGTACCGGATCGCCTGCCAGCACCGGTTGCAGCACCTCAACGTAAGCGATGAACTGGCTAGCCAGGTGCAACAGTTGAATGCCGAGCAAACCTATGTGGTCGCCCTGCTGCTGGACGCCTCACGCAGCAATCAACTGCGCCAGGGCCAGATCGCACGGCTGGCCGAGGTACTGGAGTCCTGGAGCCAGTGGGTCAAGCTCGATCCGACCGCCGTCACCGCCAGCCTGTTCGCCGTCGCGCCGGAACTGGATGTCGGGCCGCGCTATCGCTCCAAGTTCAGGGCCGAGCAGCAGCCGACTTTGCAGGGGTTTGATCCACAACCACTGGTACGCGCGATTGCCGGCCATCTGGAACAACCCGCCGACCACACCCTGCCAGTCCCGGGCGGCATGAGCGCCGACACTTTGCATCACCTGCAAGCCGCCTGGGGCGAAGCCGCTGAACGCAGCTTTCAGCGTACCGAGGGCAATGGCACGCTCACGTTGTGCGTGGGCATGAGTGCGCTGCACTACTACCTCGGCGGCGAGCGCTCTTTCAGCGAGATCCTGAAAAACCCCAGCACGCGCAAGGCGCGCTTCGAGGCCTCGCCAACCAAGGCCAACGACACCTGGAAACAAGCCTTCGACGCCGCCCCGGCCGGCGACAGCGACCTGCTGCCCTATGAAGAAATCGAGTATCCGGTCAACCCGGCCGATGACGATGGCACCAGTTCCGACAACCAGCACCACTTCCCCACCTACGACCTGCCGATCATCAACCACAGCCCCGGCGGTTACTGCCTTGGCTGGCCAAAAGAGGTGCCGGAGCAGCTACAGGCCGGGGAAATGGTCGGCATTCGGGACACCAGCGATCAAGCCTGGAGCATCGCGGTGGTGCGCTGGATCCGCCAGGTGCGCAACGGCGCCATGCAAATGGGCATCGAACTGGTCGCGCCCCATGCCCAGCCTTGCGGACTGCAACTGGTGCGCGAAGAAAATGAGCACGGCCACTACCTGCGAGGGCTGTTGCTTCCCGAGATCAGCGCCATTGACCTGCCTGCCACCATGATCGCCCCGCGCCTGCCTTTTCAGGAGGGCCAGCACGTGCTGATCAATACCAATGGCCAGGAACGCCGGGCGGGGCTGGACCGACGGGTCACCAGCACCCACAGCTTCAACCAGTTTGCTTATCACCAGGAGGATTCAGGCGAGACCGGTGATGGCAACGACGCTGAGGGAGATTTTGATTCGTTGTGGAAGTCGCTGTAG
- the asd gene encoding archaetidylserine decarboxylase (Phosphatidylserine decarboxylase is synthesized as a single chain precursor. Generation of the pyruvoyl active site from a Ser is coupled to cleavage of a Gly-Ser bond between the larger (beta) and smaller (alpha chains). It is an integral membrane protein.) produces MKNRLFILSQYLLPHHLLSRLAGCIAECRVRWFKNAFTAWFAKRYQVDMSQALVEDLTAYEHFNAFFTRALKDGARPLDPTPGAILSPADGAVSQLGPIEHGRVFQAKGHSFSVLELLGGDSTNAAPFMGGDFATIYLSPKDYHRVHMPLAGTLREMVYIPGRIFSVNQTTAENVPELFARNERVACIFDTERGPMAVVLVGAMIVASIETVWAGLVTPPKRELKTFRYDEAARAPIHLEKGAELGRFKLGSTAIVLFGPDQVKWAEELVAGSPVQMGQGLALPKSE; encoded by the coding sequence ATGAAAAACCGTTTGTTCATCCTCTCTCAATACCTGTTGCCCCACCATCTGCTGTCGCGGTTGGCCGGCTGCATTGCCGAATGCCGCGTGCGCTGGTTCAAGAATGCCTTCACCGCGTGGTTCGCCAAGCGCTATCAAGTGGACATGTCCCAGGCCCTGGTGGAAGACCTGACCGCCTATGAGCATTTCAACGCATTCTTCACCCGCGCCTTGAAAGACGGCGCACGCCCACTGGACCCAACCCCGGGCGCGATCCTCAGCCCCGCCGACGGCGCCGTCAGCCAGCTCGGCCCGATCGAGCACGGCCGGGTATTCCAGGCCAAGGGCCACAGCTTCAGCGTGCTGGAACTGCTGGGCGGTGACTCGACCAACGCAGCGCCGTTCATGGGCGGCGACTTCGCCACCATTTACCTCTCGCCCAAGGACTACCACCGCGTGCACATGCCGTTGGCCGGCACCCTGCGGGAAATGGTCTACATCCCCGGACGGATCTTCTCGGTCAACCAGACCACCGCTGAAAACGTTCCGGAGTTGTTCGCTCGCAACGAGCGCGTGGCGTGCATTTTCGACACCGAGCGCGGGCCGATGGCCGTGGTGCTGGTGGGCGCCATGATCGTGGCGTCCATCGAGACCGTCTGGGCCGGCCTGGTGACTCCACCCAAGCGTGAACTCAAGACTTTCCGCTATGACGAAGCCGCCCGCGCGCCGATCCATCTGGAAAAAGGCGCCGAACTGGGCCGCTTCAAACTGGGCTCCACCGCCATCGTGCTGTTCGGGCCGGACCAGGTGAAATGGGCCGAAGAACTGGTGGCCGGTTCACCCGTGCAGATGGGCCAGGGGCTGGCGCTGCCAAAGTCTGAATAA